In a single window of the Acidimicrobiia bacterium genome:
- a CDS encoding ATP-binding protein, whose amino-acid sequence MTESPTRIRRGHRPTLARRLLVWYALAVVVLLLVLGVVINERTGDLLIEELTNLLKEEAEVVRFSLEQSPSIREDTVALGDRIETRITVIAADGTVLADSRSDPAEMENHGTRPEVIAALAGELGVDSRLSETVGVSFRYVALPVADGLIYRLSVPLTEVEESLSRLRFSIVGSALLMSLIGVATVWLVAARISRPLGEITDAVSQIADGDASGRLPAPRLAESARLAQSVERMAGELQRKVADAEDARSLRDDVLSALPEALVLIDAGGSVVYANQPAKALFGAPAGVSGLAPSSAKRAAESALATARTQQDEFTAGVPPQVYAVTVLPLEKGRMVLLVARDMTESKRVESMRRDFVADASHELKTPVAAIRAGAETILRAVDDDPAAVTRFAEQIDRIAIRLGRLVSDLLDLSRLEGELPIVELVRLDRLIEDEVAAIRSDADRRQIELILRLDGVEALANADDLRLGFRNLLDNALRYTPAGGTVRIAARREGGEAVLEVRDSGIGIPSRDLPRIFERFYRVDAARSRETGGTGLGLAIVKHVTERHGGSVEVASELGRGSTFTIRLPLPDLA is encoded by the coding sequence ATGACTGAATCGCCCACCCGAATCAGGCGCGGGCACCGGCCGACACTCGCCCGCCGTCTGCTCGTTTGGTATGCCCTCGCAGTCGTCGTCCTCCTGCTCGTCCTCGGCGTCGTTATCAACGAACGGACGGGAGATCTCCTGATTGAAGAACTCACCAACTTGCTAAAGGAAGAGGCGGAAGTGGTGCGGTTCTCGTTGGAACAGTCGCCATCCATCCGGGAGGACACCGTTGCGCTCGGTGACAGAATCGAGACGCGTATCACCGTAATCGCAGCCGACGGAACGGTGCTCGCAGACTCGCGCTCGGACCCGGCCGAGATGGAGAATCACGGGACACGCCCCGAAGTGATAGCCGCCCTGGCAGGGGAACTGGGGGTCGATTCGCGTCTCAGCGAAACGGTCGGTGTCTCGTTTCGATATGTTGCGCTCCCGGTGGCGGACGGACTGATCTACAGGCTGTCGGTTCCGTTGACCGAGGTCGAGGAGTCATTGAGCCGGCTTCGCTTTTCGATCGTTGGGAGCGCCCTCCTCATGAGTTTGATCGGGGTGGCCACGGTGTGGCTGGTGGCGGCCAGGATTTCCCGCCCGCTCGGTGAGATCACCGACGCCGTCTCCCAGATTGCGGATGGCGACGCGTCCGGGCGTCTGCCGGCGCCGCGCCTCGCCGAGTCGGCGCGATTGGCTCAGTCTGTCGAACGGATGGCCGGTGAGCTCCAGCGGAAGGTCGCCGACGCTGAGGATGCCCGCAGCCTGCGGGATGACGTCCTGTCTGCATTGCCGGAAGCGCTGGTCCTGATCGACGCCGGTGGATCGGTTGTCTACGCCAACCAGCCGGCCAAGGCGCTGTTCGGAGCACCGGCCGGTGTGAGCGGGCTGGCGCCCTCGTCGGCGAAGCGAGCCGCAGAAAGCGCCCTGGCAACTGCCCGGACGCAACAAGATGAGTTCACTGCAGGTGTGCCGCCCCAGGTTTATGCCGTCACGGTTCTCCCGCTCGAGAAGGGTCGAATGGTCTTGTTGGTCGCCCGGGACATGACGGAGTCCAAACGGGTGGAGTCCATGCGGCGGGATTTCGTGGCCGACGCGTCGCATGAGCTGAAGACGCCGGTCGCGGCCATTCGGGCTGGTGCCGAAACGATTCTCCGTGCGGTCGACGACGACCCGGCGGCGGTGACGCGGTTCGCCGAACAGATCGACCGGATTGCCATCCGGCTCGGCCGCCTGGTTTCCGATTTGCTCGATCTCTCGCGACTAGAGGGTGAGCTGCCGATCGTCGAGCTAGTCCGGCTCGACCGGTTGATCGAGGATGAGGTCGCGGCGATTCGATCGGATGCTGATAGACGCCAGATCGAGCTGATCCTGCGCCTCGATGGAGTCGAAGCGTTGGCCAACGCCGACGACCTGCGGCTCGGCTTCAGGAACCTGCTCGATAATGCCCTTCGTTACACGCCTGCGGGTGGAACAGTGAGGATTGCGGCCCGCCGGGAGGGTGGAGAGGCGGTGCTCGAGGTGAGAGACTCCGGAATCGGGATTCCCAGCCGGGATTTGCCCCGTATCTTCGAGAGGTTCTACCGGGTGGATGCGGCCCGCTCGCGAGAAACTGGGGGTACCGGTCTGGGGTTGGCAATCGTCAAGCATGTCACCGAGCGGCACGGTGGTTCGGTTGAGGTTGCGAGTGAACTGGGGCGGGGGTCGACGTTCACCATCCGGCTTCCACTGCCCGATTTGGCGTAG
- a CDS encoding PhoU domain-containing protein, which translates to MVMEFFRGGADKELEQIEQTIQQMLVDCRHTFDAAINALLGGTEPELVKKDIKKTDRRVNKAQREVRRELIVHTSVRGASADIPMVLVSMSIVKDAERIGDYAKNIFDLANAGVDLSSSDLRDQLLTNRDRISRLIAETARIFGERDAEAAHEILQTEDEHLSEYDDLVLEQIQSAAPASEAVPLALLYRYFKRITAHSMNVLTSLVMPLDRLDYYDEDKADRW; encoded by the coding sequence ATGGTGATGGAATTCTTTCGAGGCGGAGCCGACAAGGAACTCGAGCAGATCGAGCAAACGATTCAACAGATGCTGGTCGATTGCCGTCACACCTTCGACGCGGCCATCAACGCGCTCCTCGGGGGTACCGAACCGGAACTCGTCAAGAAAGACATCAAGAAGACGGATCGCCGGGTCAACAAGGCACAGCGCGAGGTGCGGCGGGAACTCATCGTGCACACCAGCGTCCGGGGAGCATCTGCCGACATCCCGATGGTGCTGGTTTCGATGAGCATCGTGAAGGACGCCGAGCGGATCGGCGACTATGCAAAAAACATCTTCGACCTGGCGAATGCAGGAGTGGATCTATCGTCGAGTGATCTCCGGGACCAGCTCCTGACGAACCGGGATCGAATATCGCGACTCATCGCCGAAACGGCCCGAATCTTCGGCGAGCGTGACGCCGAAGCCGCACACGAGATACTACAGACTGAAGATGAACACCTCAGCGAGTACGACGACCTCGTCCTCGAACAGATCCAATCGGCGGCACCGGCGAGCGAAGCCGTTCCGCTGGCATTGCTCTACCGCTACTTCAAACGGATCACCGCCCACTCGATGAACGTGCTCACCTCCCTGGTGATGCCGCTCGACCGCCTCGACTACTACGACGAAGACAAGGCTGATCGTTGGTAA
- a CDS encoding Na/Pi symporter, which yields METEEQSAKRDLPTWVRLILVFFLLYLFLVGVKALESGIKSFGSDFTDSLFANVSNPIAGLFVGILATVLVQSSSVSTATIVGLVGAGTLSVPFAVPMIMGANIGTTVTNTLASLGFLRRSTEFKRAFAGATMHDFFNILAVALFLPLELATKFLSKSAEWLADLLGANTSLQFENPDSPIKSAVKAPVSWFESIVERFTENETAMGFALLVLGLALIFLALAYITVNMRLVMAGRIERSMNAVLSRGGGIAAIAIGLLMTVAVQSSSITTSVLVPMIAAGVLTLENGFPVTLGANVGTTVTALLASLAAESPAALVIALTHTLFNVSGILVFYPIPAIRRIPLILARKLADVAEVRKSAVLAYVIGVFILLPIIGILILN from the coding sequence ATGGAGACCGAAGAGCAGAGCGCCAAACGGGACCTTCCGACCTGGGTACGTCTCATCCTTGTCTTCTTCCTCCTCTACCTCTTCTTGGTGGGGGTCAAGGCGCTCGAATCTGGTATCAAGTCATTCGGCTCAGACTTCACCGACAGCCTGTTCGCGAATGTCTCCAACCCGATCGCCGGACTGTTCGTCGGGATCCTCGCCACGGTGCTGGTGCAATCTTCCTCGGTCTCAACGGCGACGATCGTGGGCCTGGTCGGCGCAGGAACGCTGTCCGTGCCCTTCGCCGTGCCGATGATCATGGGGGCCAATATCGGCACGACGGTTACGAACACGCTTGCCTCACTCGGCTTCCTCCGGCGCAGCACGGAGTTCAAGCGCGCCTTCGCCGGTGCCACCATGCACGACTTCTTCAACATCCTTGCCGTGGCCCTGTTCCTTCCCCTCGAACTCGCCACCAAGTTCCTTTCGAAGAGCGCTGAGTGGCTGGCCGACCTCCTCGGGGCCAACACCTCCCTTCAGTTCGAGAACCCCGACAGTCCGATCAAGTCGGCGGTGAAGGCACCCGTTTCGTGGTTCGAGTCAATCGTCGAACGATTCACCGAGAACGAAACGGCGATGGGCTTCGCGCTCCTCGTTCTCGGGCTTGCTCTGATCTTCCTGGCCCTCGCCTACATCACCGTGAACATGCGGTTGGTCATGGCAGGGCGGATCGAGCGATCGATGAACGCGGTGCTCTCGCGGGGCGGTGGCATAGCCGCCATCGCCATCGGGTTGCTGATGACCGTCGCCGTACAGTCGTCATCCATCACCACGTCAGTCCTCGTACCGATGATCGCCGCCGGAGTCCTGACCCTCGAGAACGGATTCCCCGTCACGCTCGGCGCCAACGTCGGCACCACAGTCACCGCGCTGCTCGCCTCCCTGGCGGCAGAGTCGCCAGCCGCGCTGGTCATCGCACTCACCCACACGCTCTTCAACGTCTCCGGCATTCTTGTCTTCTACCCGATCCCGGCGATACGTCGGATCCCGCTGATCCTCGCTCGGAAGCTGGCAGACGTTGCGGAGGTCAGGAAGTCGGCGGTGCTGGCCTACGTAATAGGCGTCTTCATCCTGCTGCCGATCATCGGCATACTTATATTGAACTGA
- a CDS encoding amino acid ABC transporter ATP-binding protein — translation MNPNVPPIKIVGLHKSFGKLEVLKGIDFEVAAGEVVCVIGPSGSGKSTILRCVNLLEVPTAGKIFVEGIDITDFETDVDAVRTRIGMVFQRFNLFPHLTVLGNLTIAQKRVLKRSDDEANEVANKMLERVGLTDKADEYPIRLSGGQQQRVAIARSLCMNPDLMLFDEPTSALDPELVGEVLDVMRGLASEGMTMMVVTHEMGFARQVADRVAFIDGGVIVEDGPPAQVIEAPQHERTRKFLEAVQHY, via the coding sequence ATGAACCCCAACGTCCCTCCCATCAAGATTGTCGGTCTCCACAAGTCCTTCGGGAAGCTGGAGGTGCTCAAAGGCATCGATTTCGAGGTGGCGGCCGGTGAGGTCGTTTGTGTGATCGGACCGTCCGGCTCTGGGAAGTCGACGATACTCCGCTGTGTCAATCTCCTCGAGGTGCCCACCGCCGGCAAGATCTTCGTCGAAGGCATCGATATCACCGACTTCGAGACCGACGTCGACGCCGTCCGAACCCGGATCGGGATGGTGTTTCAGCGCTTCAATCTCTTCCCGCATCTCACGGTCCTCGGCAACCTCACGATTGCTCAGAAACGTGTACTGAAACGCTCCGATGACGAGGCGAACGAGGTCGCCAACAAGATGCTGGAGCGCGTCGGTCTCACGGACAAGGCAGACGAGTACCCGATCCGTCTGTCCGGCGGCCAGCAACAACGGGTGGCGATCGCCCGATCGCTGTGCATGAACCCTGACCTGATGTTGTTCGACGAACCCACCTCCGCACTCGATCCAGAGCTGGTCGGCGAGGTGCTCGACGTCATGCGCGGTTTGGCATCCGAGGGAATGACCATGATGGTCGTGACCCACGAAATGGGATTCGCCCGCCAGGTCGCAGATCGAGTCGCCTTCATCGACGGAGGGGTCATCGTTGAGGACGGCCCCCCTGCCCAGGTGATCGAGGCGCCCCAGCACGAACGCACTCGGAAGTTCCTCGAAGCGGTACAGCACTACTAA
- the pstB gene encoding phosphate ABC transporter ATP-binding protein PstB: protein MEIRSMHAYYGSFRAVKEVDLTIYDHYITALIGSSGCGKSTLLRALNRMNDLVPGARVEGDVRFHGTNIYAGDVDPVEVRRRIGMVFQKPNPFPKSIYDNVAWGARVNGYRGNMGELVEGALRQAALWDEVKDKLDQSGYSLSGGQQQRLCIARTIAVKPEIILMDEPTSALDPVATLRIEELIQELKDHYTIVIVTHNMQQAARASDFTAFLNMDADRAGRVVEFGRTADIFTNPEHEETENYITGRFG, encoded by the coding sequence ATGGAGATCCGCTCCATGCACGCCTACTACGGATCGTTCCGGGCCGTCAAGGAGGTAGACCTCACCATCTACGACCACTACATCACGGCTCTCATCGGCTCGTCCGGTTGCGGAAAGAGCACACTGCTGCGGGCTCTGAACCGTATGAACGACCTCGTTCCGGGAGCCCGGGTGGAGGGAGACGTCCGTTTCCACGGAACCAACATCTACGCCGGCGACGTTGACCCCGTCGAGGTCCGGCGCCGGATCGGGATGGTCTTCCAGAAACCCAATCCATTCCCGAAGAGCATCTACGACAACGTCGCCTGGGGCGCCAGGGTCAACGGGTACCGCGGCAACATGGGGGAGTTGGTTGAGGGGGCGCTCCGGCAGGCTGCCTTGTGGGACGAGGTCAAGGACAAACTGGACCAGAGCGGCTACTCGCTGTCCGGCGGTCAGCAGCAGCGGCTCTGCATCGCCCGTACCATCGCCGTGAAGCCGGAGATCATCTTGATGGACGAGCCGACCTCGGCGCTCGACCCGGTCGCTACGTTGCGCATCGAGGAACTCATCCAGGAACTCAAAGACCACTACACCATCGTTATCGTGACGCACAACATGCAGCAAGCTGCCCGTGCGTCGGACTTCACCGCCTTTCTGAACATGGACGCGGACAGGGCGGGGAGAGTGGTCGAGTTCGGCAGAACGGCAGATATATTTACGAATCCCGAACACGAGGAAACCGAGAACTACATCACAGGACGGTTCGGATGA
- the pstA gene encoding phosphate ABC transporter permease PstA gives MSAGGFPEGVQLDGQISRRRRRGAYLRLSFLASLIVAVFALLTLLYHIVNSAFGLVALESEVAPAALVESLGLDSTSSALVDLSKDDLVTVLRTNINNNVGRSLERDQRFYDDRLVFETQAKWDELCARAVDRPAGCSSGARERDNVYALIVEQIVQPRVQETWLLFDSIFHRAEIEERAAALYPSADLIFRSWLSVDFVTSPQSPQAEIAGVRTAILGSLWIVGVTILFSFPVGVGAAVYLEEYARDTRLNRLVQTNINNLAGVPSIIYGMLGLAIFVRVLQAFTSGAAFGGVDGVTANGRTVVSAGLTLGLLILPIIIINAQEAIRAVPQSLRSAGMALGASQWQTIRAHVLPNAIPGILTGAILAVARALGETAPLVVVGASTFITADPTGPFSKFTALPIQIFQWTSRPQDEFRNIAAAAIIVLLVLLLLLNATAIVLRNRYARRV, from the coding sequence ATGAGCGCCGGAGGGTTCCCGGAGGGGGTTCAACTCGATGGCCAGATCAGCCGGCGGCGCAGGCGTGGCGCCTACCTCCGGCTGTCATTTCTGGCGTCGCTGATCGTTGCGGTATTCGCGCTGTTGACCTTGCTGTACCACATCGTGAACAGTGCGTTCGGTCTGGTCGCCCTCGAGAGCGAAGTGGCGCCGGCAGCTCTGGTGGAGTCGCTCGGCCTCGACTCCACCTCATCCGCTCTGGTCGACCTGTCCAAGGACGACCTCGTCACGGTGCTGCGCACCAACATCAACAACAACGTCGGTCGGAGCCTGGAACGGGACCAGCGTTTCTACGACGATCGGCTCGTGTTCGAGACGCAAGCGAAATGGGACGAATTGTGTGCCCGTGCCGTGGATCGTCCCGCGGGTTGTTCGTCCGGCGCACGGGAACGGGACAACGTATACGCGCTCATCGTCGAGCAAATCGTCCAGCCGAGAGTGCAGGAGACCTGGTTGCTCTTCGATTCGATTTTCCACCGTGCCGAGATCGAAGAGAGGGCGGCTGCGCTCTACCCCAGCGCCGACCTCATCTTCCGCTCGTGGCTCTCGGTCGATTTCGTGACAAGTCCGCAATCCCCCCAGGCAGAGATCGCCGGGGTGCGCACTGCCATCCTGGGTTCACTGTGGATCGTCGGCGTTACGATCCTCTTCTCGTTCCCGGTCGGCGTGGGCGCCGCGGTCTACCTGGAGGAGTACGCCCGGGACACCCGCCTGAATCGCCTGGTCCAGACCAACATAAACAATCTGGCCGGGGTGCCCTCGATCATCTACGGGATGCTCGGCCTGGCCATCTTCGTCCGCGTGCTCCAGGCATTCACCAGCGGCGCCGCCTTCGGCGGAGTCGACGGCGTCACCGCCAACGGCCGAACCGTTGTTTCTGCAGGGCTGACGCTGGGTTTGCTGATTCTCCCCATCATCATCATCAACGCCCAGGAGGCGATCCGGGCCGTCCCTCAGTCGTTGCGGTCGGCGGGAATGGCGCTGGGCGCTTCGCAGTGGCAGACAATCCGTGCCCACGTTCTGCCGAATGCGATCCCGGGAATTCTCACCGGCGCGATCCTGGCCGTCGCAAGGGCATTGGGTGAAACCGCGCCACTTGTCGTCGTCGGCGCATCGACGTTCATTACTGCTGATCCGACCGGGCCATTCTCCAAATTCACCGCGCTTCCCATTCAGATCTTCCAGTGGACGTCCCGACCTCAGGACGAGTTCCGCAATATCGCGGCCGCCGCGATCATTGTGCTTCTCGTGCTGCTGCTGCTGCTAAACGCCACTGCGATCGTTCTCCGCAATCGCTACGCAAGGAGGGTTTGA
- a CDS encoding transporter substrate-binding domain-containing protein produces MRSKWTTIFVLLLAFSLVGAACGGSEADTSEFGLVAADTLTVCSEIPYEPFEYEVDGEYTGFDVDLMQAIADELGLSLEFLGTGFDAITSGSAMAANQCDIAASAITITEEREANIDFSDPYFDAAQSLLVKKDSGYATLDDLVGKSLGVQSGTTGEAYAQDNAPDGVALLSFENGGELFVALESGNVDGILQDLPVNADRAQKDETVEVVDTYSTGENYGFATQEEGKEALLTAVNEAIQTLRDNGTYQDIFDKYFGA; encoded by the coding sequence GTGAGAAGCAAATGGACTACGATCTTCGTGCTGTTGCTGGCGTTCTCGCTGGTCGGAGCGGCATGCGGCGGCAGCGAAGCAGACACCAGCGAATTCGGCCTTGTAGCAGCCGACACATTGACTGTGTGCTCTGAGATCCCCTACGAGCCTTTTGAGTACGAAGTCGACGGCGAATACACCGGGTTCGACGTCGACCTGATGCAAGCGATCGCCGACGAGTTGGGCCTATCGCTGGAGTTCCTCGGCACGGGCTTCGACGCCATCACGTCCGGCAGCGCCATGGCTGCCAATCAGTGTGACATCGCAGCATCCGCCATCACCATCACCGAAGAGCGCGAGGCGAACATCGACTTCTCGGATCCATACTTCGACGCGGCACAGTCGCTGCTCGTCAAGAAGGACTCGGGTTACGCAACCCTCGACGACCTCGTCGGTAAGAGCCTTGGTGTCCAATCCGGCACAACCGGTGAGGCATACGCCCAGGACAATGCCCCCGATGGCGTCGCCCTGCTCTCCTTCGAAAACGGCGGCGAGTTGTTCGTGGCACTCGAGTCCGGCAACGTCGACGGCATCCTCCAGGATCTGCCGGTCAACGCTGACCGTGCACAGAAGGACGAAACCGTTGAGGTCGTCGACACCTACTCGACGGGCGAGAACTACGGATTCGCCACGCAGGAGGAAGGTAAGGAAGCCCTGTTGACCGCAGTCAACGAGGCCATCCAGACCCTGCGCGACAACGGCACCTACCAGGACATCTTCGACAAGTATTTCGGCGCGTAA
- a CDS encoding amino acid ABC transporter permease, with protein MTKRTKLLISRATLYSVLVIMAIVVLLFADWATLQRSFADVDVAADMLPEVITIAAKNTLLYTLLAFSLGLVMALILALMKMSPIRPYKWIATAYIELFRGLPALVTLIFVAFALPIAFDGFEVPGGTLGKGAVGLGIVAAAYMAETIRAGIQAVPRGQMEAARSLGMSSGQAMSRIILPQAFRIIIPPLTNELVLLIKDTSLFFVLGTTPVSKELTKFGRDLMNQKFNGTPLTVIAIVYLAITLPLTQLVAVLERKAAKAR; from the coding sequence GTGACAAAGAGAACCAAACTCCTGATCAGCCGGGCGACCCTCTACTCGGTCCTCGTGATCATGGCCATTGTGGTCCTGCTCTTCGCAGACTGGGCGACACTGCAGCGCTCATTCGCCGACGTCGACGTGGCGGCCGACATGTTGCCGGAAGTCATCACGATCGCCGCCAAGAACACCCTGCTCTATACGTTGCTGGCGTTCTCGCTGGGTCTGGTCATGGCGCTGATTCTGGCGCTCATGAAGATGTCGCCGATCCGGCCCTACAAGTGGATCGCTACCGCCTACATAGAGTTGTTCCGTGGCCTTCCGGCCCTCGTCACCCTCATCTTCGTTGCCTTCGCACTACCCATTGCGTTCGATGGATTCGAAGTACCAGGCGGCACGCTCGGAAAGGGTGCCGTTGGCTTGGGAATCGTGGCCGCCGCCTATATGGCCGAGACGATCCGAGCGGGGATTCAAGCTGTGCCGCGCGGCCAGATGGAGGCGGCCCGGTCGCTCGGAATGAGTTCCGGGCAGGCGATGAGCCGCATCATCCTTCCCCAGGCATTTCGGATCATCATCCCGCCCCTCACGAACGAACTCGTGCTCCTGATCAAAGACACCTCCTTGTTCTTCGTGCTCGGCACCACGCCGGTCTCGAAGGAACTCACGAAGTTCGGACGCGACCTCATGAACCAGAAGTTCAACGGCACGCCGCTCACGGTGATCGCAATCGTGTACCTGGCGATCACACTGCCGCTCACGCAACTAGTCGCGGTGCTCGAGCGCAAGGCCGCCAAGGCGAGGTGA
- a CDS encoding response regulator transcription factor: MMLTESPPLVLVVEDEEALADSIRYNLEREGYSVEIAADGRTAVRRFRAAHHDLVLLDLMLPGMSGFDVCRTLRAESIVPIIIVTAKDSEADAVAGLEIGADDYVKKPFSMRELLSRVRANLRRASLGVSADAEVLESASLRLDIDRHELEVRGLPVELRPKEFDLLEALLRRNGRLATRQALIEDVWGPGYFGDTKTLDVHVKRLRHKIETDPNSPALILTVRGLGYKLLDD; the protein is encoded by the coding sequence ATGATGCTCACTGAATCCCCCCCGCTGGTCCTCGTCGTCGAGGACGAAGAGGCGCTGGCCGATTCAATCCGCTACAACCTCGAGCGGGAGGGCTATTCGGTCGAGATAGCGGCCGACGGCAGGACGGCAGTGCGGAGGTTCCGCGCCGCTCATCACGATCTCGTGCTTCTCGACCTGATGCTGCCCGGGATGTCGGGGTTTGACGTGTGCCGGACCCTTCGAGCCGAGTCCATCGTCCCGATCATCATCGTCACGGCGAAGGACAGCGAAGCCGACGCCGTCGCAGGGCTCGAGATCGGCGCGGATGACTACGTGAAGAAGCCGTTCTCGATGCGCGAGCTGCTTAGCCGAGTGCGCGCCAATCTGCGCCGAGCGTCGCTCGGAGTGTCGGCCGACGCGGAGGTTCTGGAGAGCGCATCACTCAGACTCGACATCGATCGCCACGAGCTCGAGGTCAGGGGCCTGCCTGTTGAACTTCGTCCGAAGGAGTTCGATCTTCTGGAGGCATTGCTACGTCGAAATGGGCGCCTCGCCACACGGCAAGCCCTCATCGAAGACGTATGGGGGCCCGGGTATTTCGGGGACACGAAGACTCTGGACGTGCACGTAAAGCGCTTGCGCCACAAGATCGAGACCGATCCCAATTCTCCGGCCCTGATCCTGACGGTGCGCGGTCTCGGCTACAAGCTGCTCGATGACTGA
- the phoU gene encoding phosphate signaling complex protein PhoU, whose product MTQPRRHFHQELERLVERLVFMADLAEQAVGKAVLALVLDDAVLADQVVAEDQAIDDLYMAIHQEWLETMALQTPVAIDLRLMSVILHVDVTLERMGDQATNVAKVVHAIEGLPREPMILEHVREMGDLVQPMVSTAMDALVQRDLNLALRVPEMDEPVNRLNRSMAREIANCGRDLDLLEWAVPMLMVARALERVGDQAVDIAEQVAFLITGEFQEFTRPDGDDAH is encoded by the coding sequence ATGACCCAGCCTCGCCGGCACTTCCATCAGGAACTCGAGAGGCTCGTTGAGCGACTGGTCTTCATGGCCGACCTGGCAGAGCAGGCGGTCGGGAAGGCGGTGCTGGCCCTCGTCTTGGACGACGCGGTCCTTGCCGATCAGGTCGTCGCAGAAGACCAGGCTATCGACGACCTCTATATGGCAATCCATCAGGAGTGGTTGGAGACGATGGCGCTGCAGACGCCTGTCGCCATCGATTTGCGCTTGATGTCGGTGATCCTGCACGTCGATGTGACCCTCGAGCGCATGGGCGATCAGGCGACCAACGTGGCCAAGGTGGTTCATGCCATCGAGGGCCTGCCACGAGAGCCGATGATCCTCGAGCATGTTCGTGAGATGGGCGACCTGGTCCAGCCAATGGTCAGCACCGCCATGGACGCACTAGTCCAGCGAGACCTCAACCTCGCTCTCCGAGTGCCGGAGATGGACGAACCGGTCAACCGGCTGAATCGGAGTATGGCCCGTGAGATCGCCAACTGTGGCCGGGATCTCGACCTCCTCGAATGGGCGGTACCGATGCTGATGGTTGCCCGTGCGCTGGAGCGAGTGGGCGATCAAGCAGTCGATATCGCCGAGCAGGTTGCCTTTCTGATCACGGGCGAGTTTCAGGAGTTCACCAGGCCAGACGGCGATGATGCTCACTGA